GAACGCCATGCCCACTGTACCGGCATCTTTTGCCCCGCTGCCCAGCAAGCCGTGGTCAAACGAGAACTGGCTGACCAGTTGCATGGTCTTGGGCAGTTCCGCGCTGTCGGTGAAAGCCACCGCATCCGCTGGGGCGTAGAACATTTTGGTCGCGTCCAGTTGTGCCTTGTAGCCTGCCAAATCCGTGCCGGAGGCTTTCGCCATTGCTGTCAGCGCGGTTTCGTCGCCTTGTTTCATCAAGCCCATGATTTCATACCATGCACCGACCAAAGCTTTGCCGAGTTTGGGGTTGTCTTTGAGGGTATCGCTGTTGACCACCATCAGGTCGATGATTTCGCCGGGAATTTCGCTGGAATCGAACACCTTGCTGGTATCCGGCAGCGCGGCAATTTCAGACAGCAAGGGGTTCCAAGTCACCGCAGAAGTCACATCGCTGGAGCTGAAGGTGGCGACCATATCCGCATCCGAGGTATTGACCACGGTAATGTCTTTTTCCGACAAGCCGCTTTTTTCCAGACCGCGTGCCAACAGGTAGTGCGAAACCGAGAGTTCCACCAGATTGACTTTCTGCCCCTTGATGTCAGCCAGCTTCTTGTCTTTGCCCTTGAGGACTACCCCGTCGTTGCCATTGGAAAAGTCGCCCACAATCAGCGCAGTGGAATCGACCCCACCCGCCGCCGGAATGGTCAGCGCATCCATATTGGTCATGACACAGCCATCAAAGCCACCAGCGGTGTACTGGTTGATGGATTCGACGTAATCGTTGATTTGCACAATATCGACGCTGATGCCGTATTTGTCCGCCCATTTTTTCATGATGCCGGAACTGTCGGCGTAATCCCACGGCATCCAGCCTGCGTAGATCGACCAGGCAATTTTGAAGGAATCTTTGGTTTCAGCGTGGGCGTTGAGGCTGAACAGGAGGGCGGGTATGAGCAGCAAGGCGCTGAGTTTGTTACGGAAATGACCAGTCATCAGAGTATCTCCACAGTTTCGGTTCAAGATAAATACGGCACGCGAGAGTATCCATAACGATAACCTCCCGGGCTTTTATCCCGCCGTGTAACCTTGCTGTGAAGGTCGGTTGCTCTCGGACCAGCATCGCCAAGCTATTGCTTGCCAACCGGAACTCTAGCGACCTATTGCCAAATTGTCATGCGAGCGGCTCAATGATTAAGGTGACTGAATACTCTCGCGCATGGAAAAGACAATGCAAGTGTTGTGCCATGCGTGGAATGACCGTTTCTAAGGAATTTGCACGGATAAAATGAGGTTGGATGCACTATTGGCGTGAGTGCAGCGGGGTGTTTGCCCTGTCAGAGTGCAGCCCCCGCCGTTGTCAGGGTGGCATAACAGGGTTTCAGGTATTTGAGGATCGCCAAGGTCGCGGCAGAATCCAGCGCATTAAAACCGTCCAGTGTTTGCAGGGAAAGGTCAGCCCCGGCACTCACCAAGGTTTTGACTGCCTCCAGCCTGCCCGCCGAGGCGGCATAGATCAGGCAGCTTGCACCATTGACGTTCTGGTTATTGAGGTTTGCACCTTGCGCGGCTAGACGCTGGATAATCGTCGGGGCATTGCTGACGCAGGCAAACCACAAAGCAGCATTGCCGTCATCATTGCGGTGGTTGGGGTCAGCACCGGCCTGAAGCAGTTCTTCCACGATGTCTGCCCGCGCTTCATGGGCGGCAACCATCAAGGCCGACATACCGTTACCGACCCGGCTGTGCAGGTTATTCGCCTCAAACCCGAACTGGCTTAACCATGCAGCGGTGCTGGCTGACAGGTTCGCTTCCTGACGATCGCGGTAGCTTGCCCATGCCTGCCAGCCGCCTTCCAGATTGTAGACCTGGGTGTAACCGAAACCACCCAGCAAGCGGCACAAGTCGCGGCTGCTATTGCCGTGGTAGCAATAGACCAGCACCGGCTGCGCCTTGTTCCTGCCCCGGATCAGGCGGGCAATGTTCGCCTCGTCAGCGGGTTTGGCATTCGGCAAATGCCCTTGGGCAAAGCTGTGCGGGTCGCGGGTATCCAGTACTACCACGTCGGCTTGTTCCAGCAATTCAGGCACTTGCTCTGCCAATAGCGATTCATAACTCATGGTCAAACTTCTTCTTCCAACATTTACCCGATAATGGTGGGTTCCGTTGCAAGGTGTGTGCCATTTCTCAAAGCATTGATTTTCAAGTTACTTTAATCTTTAGAGTTGTTGGTTTTGCGACAAGTAAAATTTGTAACAACCGATATGCTGGGCTATACTATGAACAATAAATAGTCACTGATAGGCAAAAATGAGTATAAATTACTGGGTAATATCACCAAATGTACATAACGATGCTTCAGTGCAGCGGTGGAAAGATATAATTATTGAAAGACAAAATGCATATATTGGATTCGGGCCTGATGACTCAACAGGAAGTACTTTTTTCAACCAAGTAAAAGAAGGCGACATAATATTAGTGGCTCAGGGTGCTAATAGAAATAAGCACTGTTATTTATGTGGAATTGTTAATAGTTCTGCTATATCAGGAGAAGAAGAAGGAACACCTGGATATGCACAAAGGCGAGAATTAGTTTATACACTAAGTGAATCAGAAATTTCTTCATTAAAACTTAATTTTAATGGATGTGCTTATGGTGAAGCTGACAGAATACCAGCACTATATAAATTAAAGCCATGGGAAAATACCAATGATTTAAGAATTACCACTGCGTTGTTAGATGCCATCACCAAAAAAAGAGTTGAATTACTTATGAAAAATATAAAATTAAACACAGAGCGCCAAGATCAAATAAAATTCCTATGGAATAAGTTCAAATCAAAAATAAAAGAAGAAGATAAAAACCTCAAGGCAAAGGAAATAGATTCCCTTACTGAGCAATGGAATCTATATCGTGAGAAATTAATAAATGATACATTTATCTTAGACGACTATACCAATACTTTAAGTAACATCTCTCGATCAAACTCAATGCCTGGCGGTTATTTGTGTAATTTCCTAGAAAGAACCACAAGGACAGTTTTAGGATCATCAAAACCTGGCAATGCAGAAAATTTTGAAGTAAAACTCAACAACGACAATAGTACTTATTATATCAAGAGTGAAAAGAAAGAGAAGGCGAATAAACAAGATGCGGAAAACCATTTCAATAACAACATCAGGGAATTATTAAGATCAATCATATCTGAAAAAGACCCTTTGAAAAAAGTAAATATGGTAGAAGCATCGAGTTACAGTGCAAAGCAGATTCTTATGAAGCTGGCAGTATTAGATAACTTGAATGATTTTCTTTACATCTATTCTGAAACTATTTTAAACAATTTGTATGAGGAATTTATAGATGGAGAGGAAAGTAGCATTTTTTCAAAGAATCATCAAGTATGTACAGTACTCAAAAATCTTCTCAATATAGATAAAAATGACAAGAGCGAATTAATATTGCTGTCTAGTTTTTTGTGGCAATACTCAACTGCACAGGCAATAGCAGATGAAAATAACCCCAATGTTATTATGTACGGATCACCCGGAACAGGAAAGACTTATGCCGTAGTAAATAATCTTGATTTTGTTTGTCAGGGAGACAGTTCACGCTATGAAATACTTCAATTCCACCCTTCCTTTACCTATGAGGACTTTATAGAAGGCATTAAACCAAAAGGAGTATCAAAAGATGGAAATATTCGTTTTGAATTGGTAAACGGAATTTTTAAAAACTTTTGCATTAGAGCCAAAAACAATCCAAGAAAAACATATTATTTTGTAGTGGATGAAATTAATCGCGCCAACCTCTCGGCAGTTTTTGGAGAAACATTATCGTTGCTAGAAAAAGATTACAGGCACGATGTTTCTATAGAAAACAATTCAAAAAACCTTATCAAAACTCAATACTCTGCATTAATAAGTGAGCTTATTAAAGAAGATAGTAAATACAAAGACTTGGCATACTACTTAGAAAATGGTGAAGCAAAATTTGGCGTGCCGAATAATATATTTTTTATTGGCATGATGAATGATGTTGATAAGAGCATAGATGCTTTTGACTTAGCCCTTCGTAGAAGATTCAAATGGATAAGAAAAGACTGCGATTACGACGTTATTGAAGAAGAAACCAAATTCAAGAATAGCGAAGAGTTTAAAAACATAAATAATTACAGAATGGCTTGTGAACGGATGAATAATTATATTTCAACTGATTTAGGGCTGGGAAAATCTTATGAATTTGGACACTCATTCTTTATGAAGATGAAGAATATTGCAAAGCGAAAAGAAATTACTCCTAATAACATGGAGGTTCTTTTTAACTTACACTTACGACCAACGCTAAAAGAATACTTGAGGTCAGTATTTGCCGAGAGCGAGTTAGATAACAAGTTAATTGATTCACTTAGCATCTTTAAAAATTCTATAAAGTAAAAAACAATGAAAATCACAATACCAGTGAATCATAATTTTCACGAGAATTCCCCTATTCTGGAATCGGACTTGTGTGACGCTTTTAGCTTGAAGAAATCTGGCATTAAAAACATACAAAATTTATTTTCTTCTGTTTATGAGTTAAAACTCGGAACAGAAAAATCAAAGAACATTAAAATTCTTAGCTTTAAAAAAAGAAGTTATTTTGAACCTGACAATGAACGCTTAATACTGAAGTTGTATTCAAAAGATCTGCCCGGAACAGAGAAAAGATACTTCATACAAACTGGACTATATGCAGGCACATTGTATTACAAAGGATGTAAAATAAACATCACTTCAAAATACGGTGATTCTTTTCTAACAAGAATGCTGAATTTTGTGAATGATATTTACATTGATAATGAGCAAGTAAAAGCAAAAAAAGATGAACATGAAAATCAATTTTTATTCATCATCGCTCATCTTTTTATTCAAGCAATTGAAAAAGCAGCAATATTAGGATTGCCACAAGAATACAAAAGACAACAAGAACGAACTCATAAGGTAAGAGGAACGATAGATTTCAATTCTTATTTGAAACAAGATATTCCTTTTCAGGGAAAACTAACATCTATATTTAAAGAGCGTTGTTATGTACAAGAAATCATTGATGTATTATATTTTACCGTAAAGAAATTAGAACGTTATTTCGGAAAAGAGATTCATAACAGACTTCTTGGCATAAATCAGTTACTAAAACAGCATTACTCAGGAAGACATTTTACTTATGAAACAATTAAAAAAGCAAAAGCGCACAAAGTTATTAGCAACTCTCTATATGGCAGATTTAAACAAGTACTAGAATATGCTGAAATAATCTTGCTGGATAAAGACCTAATACCTAATGATGCAAATAGTTCAATGGAGACAACAGGATATTTATTTGATATTGCAGAGCTTTTTGAATTATATATCGAAAAATTGCTTAGTAGAAACTTTAATGACTGGTCGGTAAATGCACAAGAAAACATATATCTCTATCAAAACACTTTCTACAAACGATCAATGTTTCCAGATATTGTAATGAAACATAGAGATAGCAACAAGGTTGCTATTTTTGATGCGAAATTTAAAAACATGGAGATGTATAATAATGATGTAGATAGAAATGACTTACACCAAATACACTCTTATATCGGATATTATCATAGTGAAGTAATTGCCGGTGGTTTACTTTATCCACTATCAAGAGAGATTGATACTAAAAAAGCTCATTCTGATTCACTTTTTGGCGCAATGAACAATAAAATAAAATTCATTATTGATGGGATTTATGTAAATGAAAAGTCATCAATGGCAGAACTGATACAAAAAGAAGAGCAATTCATTGAACGAATCAAACTTATTTTAGACACAAACCAAACAATAAATCAGGAAAGAACAAACACCACCCCGGCAGGCTTGCGCACGTAATCGAGCAAGGAATCTTCGATGGCTTCATAAGCGTAGTCGGCGACTGCCTGCACGCCAATCGCGGCGAGTTTTTCAATCGGCCCATCGCCGATTTTGGCGACGAACACCGCTTCGCAGTCCTTGATGGTTTCGAGGATTTTTGCCATCGCGGTTTTGCTGGAATAGTTGCCGAGGCAGTAGTGTTCGACTTCGCGCTTTTCCAGCAATTGGCAGGTGTCGGCAGTGACGGCGTAAATCCAGAATTGTTTGGCGTGCCCGAAGTGTTCGTTAATGCTGATGCCGTCTTTGGTCGCCACCGCGAGTTGTCGGGTTTCAGTCATGTGTCAGCTCCAAGCCACGGAACATACTGCACCGCTTGAACACCTCCAGCGTCGGCGGCACGGCTTTGTGGTGGCAGTATTTGGCAACCAGTTTCGCCAAGCCCTTGATGTCGCGCCCGCTGGCATCCGGGAACAGTTCCGCAAGCTGGTGGATCAGGTCGGTATCAATCGCCAGCCCGAATTGTTCGGTCATCACGCGCCAGATTTTGCGGCGGTCTTCGAGGCCGGGCGGATGGTATTTAATCAGGGCAATGCAGCGCGAAATGATGGCTTCGTCGATGTCATCCACCCGGTTGGTGGTGAGGAATAGCAAGCCGTTGAAGTATTCCAGCACCCGCAAAAACACCCCGACCACGGCATTGGCAGCGATATTGTCCTGACGGCGTTTGATGTACACGTCGGCTTCGTCGATCAGCATCACCGCCCCCCAGCGTTGCGCCCGCGTCAGGGTGTTTTTCAGCGCAGTTTCCATTTCCCCCACATTCAAACCCAGTTGCCCGGAATGCACCCGGTAGAGCGGGCGTTTGATGATTTCAGAATAGACTTCGGCGGTGAGGGTCTTGCCAACCCCCGGTGGCCCGGCGCACAGCACGGTCGTGCCGCCGGATTTGCCTTCCACAATGTCATCCATCAGCACGTCCATTTCGGCGGTGAGGATGTCGATCAGGTCGGTCTGTTCGGGTGGCAGGATCAGCTTGTCCTTGAGTTCGGGCTGGTACACATAAGGCTGCATATCATCGACGTGTACCCACAAATGGTGGTGCAGTTCGAGGTGGAAGGCGAGGATGTAGCCATGCACTGGCAATTCGGTGAACAGCCCGTGCGGAATGTCGGTTTGCAAGGCTTCGGTAGCGTTTTCGACCTTGCTGTTGTAGTTGTTGCTGCGCCCTGCCTTGCGCAAGTATTTGCCGAGAATGTCGCCGGAAGCATCCAGCGTCAGCACCCGTTCCTTGATGATGGCTTCGTCATTGACCAGCCGCGCCCAGCCACCACCGGAGGACAGCACCACCACGTTTTTGCGTGCCCAGTCGGTATTGCGGTGGGTGGCGGTGGGGTCTTCGGCAACAATGCCTGTACCCCGCCCGGAGAACTGCCGCCCATAATCGGCACGCCACGCAAAATAACGCTCGGCGGAGCGGTCGTAAGCGGCGATCAGTTCCGGGGTTTCCTTGAAGAAGCCTTTGGCGGCGAGCATTTCGGGGATGGTTTGCCCGATCATGTCGCGTTCGCGGATCATCAGGTTGACCGTGGCAACTTTCGCCATGCTGTTGGCTTTGAGGTCAAGCAGGATGCGCCCGGCTTCTTCTTCGCCCGGTGGGGTAAAATCAATCCGTGCCAGCAAGAAGGCCAGCGGCTTACCTGCATTATTGGCCTTGAACAGCCAGCCCCGGATGCCGTCACGGATCAGGAATTCGGTAATGTCGGGCACAAGGCGTTCCAGTTCGCCTTCCTGATAGCGTTTACCGTCGCCGTGCAGGGCGCGTTGCAAGGTGGCAAGCTGGGCAGCCCGCCCTTGCATGGCAGCACCCGCCGCTGCGTACAGGCTATGCAGGAAATCGAGCTGGGGTGCAGAAAGCTGCTGGCAAGGCAACTCGGCTTTGTTGCCGAATTTGAGTTGCTCTTGCAGCGGTGCAAGCTCAGGGAATTCGCGGACTAAGGCTTCGACGTAGGGGCGTTCGATTTGGAGTTTCATGGCGGCATATCACGCATGGCTGAACATTTGGAAGCTGTTGCAAGGTGTGTGCCATTCTTTAACACATTGATTTTTCTCGTCAGTATCATTGAGGCTTTGTTGGCTTTGCAACAACATGCCCGCACGACCGACAGAGGAATATTTATAACGCTCAATATGCTAGGCTATGCGCTTTGAATCCTTCCTAAAACGGATGCCGCCATGAGTGTTGTAGACGAAAAATCCATCTTTATCGCCATGAAACAGGATGGGCCGTTCGCTATCCACTCACACGCCTCCTGCGCCCATCCGTTTTCAGCGCAAAATCGCTTGTGGGTCAAAACTTTCCAGCAAAATAGGCAAATGACCACCAAGTACCGCGCAGTACGCGACCAATTGTTCGATCTATTGCAGATTCAGCGTTTTGATGAAATTCCCGCTCTCATCCAAAACGCGGCATTGCGCGAGCAACGCAGCGCCCAAGCCTACCGATTATTGGGCAATTTGTTCGGTATCAGCGGCGATCTGGCAGCAATTCGCAGCAAAATCCACGAATACATGAATACCGCCGATGCCGTCATCGGGATGTTGCGGGGCAAAGTACTGGCGGCTTACGGCTCACACATCGAAATCAGCAATGAAATCGAGACCGCCAAAAATCCGGTGGATTTATTGCTAATGATTTTCGACGACCGCTACCATCAAAAAATCCGCTTCGAGGCCAAGCGCAAGTTGGTATTGATGGGTTTGGCTGGCTCTATCGACCAGCGTGAACGCGAAACCGATATTGAAAACAAGTTTGCGACCTTCCTGAATTTTCTCAACCAATACGTGTGGAGTCCGCAACTCAAGATCGGCGAATTGGACATTGCCTACTTGCACAGCCGCCACGACAGTAACGATTTCAGTTGCAGCGAAGTCGCGGTGATCGACGCAGAAGCCGCCCGCCACCTGCATGAATTCGCCGAAAACGAAAAACTCACGCTGGTCAAACGCCGCTTATTTCAAGCCAACGGGCAGGAAGTGCCGGTCTACGTGACGGTTCGCAAAAAGGATTCCGCCGCCAAAGTGCTAAAACTATTACGTAAAAACGAGAAAAATCCCGCCGTCGCCGTCGATGACGAACTGGGGCTAATGGCGGTGCTGGATAACGTCAGCCACGTCAAACGCTTCGTGCGGCACCTGACCCGCTCCGCCGTCAAAGCCGGTTCGATCATGATGCTCGAAGACATTTCCGACACGCTGGCAGGCAGCCATTACACCGCCACCTCAGTCGGCAGCAGCAGCAAAACCCAAATGCTGAAATTCTTTGCCCGCATGGGGGGAATGCGCGTCGAATTCATTATTCACACCAATCAAAGCTACCTCAACTACCGCTACCAACGCGGCACGTCTCACGACGAATACGAAGTCCGGCGCTTGTTCGACTCCGGCGTGACCGAATTTTTATTTCCCTATGACATTTATCGACTGGATATGCAGCAAGTGCGTGAAAAACAATTGCAGCGTTTCAGAAAAAACATTGAGCAACAACACTAAGGTAATATTTTAATGAGTACGATCCCTCCCTGCCCTAAATGCGGTTCTGAATACAGCTACGAAGACGGCGCAATGTTTGTCTGCCCCGAATGCGCCCACGAATGGCCTCAAGTCGCCGCCACCGGCGAAGCGGAAGGTGAGCGCGTCATCAAAGATTCCAACGGCACGGTACTGCAAGACGGCGATACCGTCACCGTTATCAAAGACTTGAAGCTGAAAGGCTCATCGCTGGTTGTCAAAGTCGGCACCAAGGTGAAAAATATTCGCTTGGTCGATGGCGACCACGATATTGATTGCAAAATTGACGGCATCGGCGCAATGAGCCTGAAATCGGAATTCGTCAGGAAGGTTTGATCATCTCAAGCCAGATACCCCAAATTCTCCAGCGCAAAGCGTTTGGGCGCAATCCCAAACGTTTGCCAGGCCGAATCATCGCTACAGGTATTGCCTTCCAGCAACATCACAATCTGGTCACGGGTAATCGGAAACCACGCTTGTTTGTCCAATACACCCGCCACGATTTTCATGATTTCAGCGGGGGCAGGCACTGCCAATTTACCGCTACGCCCCGACGCTTGCGCCAAGGTTTGAATAATCGCTTTCCAATTCACCGCATCCGGCCCACACAGTGCGAAGGTTTTGCCCAATGCCGCCGGATTATCCACCGCTGCGGCAAACGCTTGCGCCACGTCTTCCACATGCACCGGCTGCATCTCGAATTTGCCCGCTTGCAAAATATTCACCCCGCCAAAAAATAGCGGCGCAGGGATTGGCGGCAATACCAACTCCTTTTGCAATTGCGTGCAGAATTCCGCCTTGCCACGCGGATCACCGAAAACCACCGAAGGCCGGAATATCGTCCAGGCCAACCCCGACGCTTGCACGCATTGTTCCGCCCGAAACTTGGTGTCTTGGTATTTCGTACCGCCCGCCTTCACGCCATTGGCACTCATCAGAATGAAATGTTTCACGCCCTGACGTTGTGCCGCTGCGACGGTGCGCTCGACGCCGTTGAATTGGCTTTCTTCGTAAGTGATGCCTTTCGCCGGAAATTCGCGCAAAATGCCGATCAGGTAAATCACCGCATCCGCACCTTGCAAACACGCATCCAGCGCCGCCGTGTCGCGAATATCACCGGGAACGGTTTCACATTGCGCAGCAGCGGCTAATTTACCTTCACTGCCGGGGCGCACCAGCACACGCGGCGTATGCCCTGCTTGCAATAAAGCATCAATCACATACGTGCCAACGAAACCTGTTCCACCAATTAGGCTGATCTTCATACCCAAGTCCTTGTTCATCTGAAGTTAAATAATTATCACCGTAATGTGCAGTCTTGTCACACTCTTGTATAAATACCGGAGGCAGAGCAAGATTAATTGCAAGTCATGCTCATGATGGCCAGACTCAAAAACTGAACCGCTAGGAGGATATTATAATGCGCATCAGCACACTTGACCCCATTACGCTTGAAGACGTGACTGACCTTGAAAATGCCCCGTTCATTATGGATGGCGATCTGAAAATTTACTTCCAGTCCGAAGCCAACAAAGCCGAATACCTCGATATTCCGATGCATACCGGCGAAAACAGCCCCGGCTTGAAAAAGATTTTCGATGACATTGCCGACTGCCCCATTACCGGCAGCATCAATTAAGATGACCACGACACCTCGCAAGGTCTTGGTAGCGGGCGCATCCGGCGGTATCGGGCAAGCGTTTTGCCAACAACTCGCTGCGCAATTTCCCGACATTCAGATCATCCGGTTGGCACGCAATACCGCAGCGTTGCCAGCGCTGGATATTACCACTCAGGACATACGCTTCGATTTGACCGACGAAGCCAACATCATTAGCGCGGTGCAAGCCCTGCCCGACAAAGCTGAACTGGACTGGGTTTTCATCGCCACCGGCTGGTTACACGACGACACGCTGCAACCGGAAAAAACTTGGCGCAGTTTGGACGCCGATCACCTGCTACGTTCCTACACCCTCAATGCGGTTGGCCCCGCGTTGCTGGTCAAACACTTGCTGGCAAAGCTCAACCCCAAATACCCAACGACCATTGGCATTTTATCCGCTCGCGTCGGCAGCATTAGCGACAACCGGCTCGGCGGCTGGCATTCCTACCGCGCCAGCAAAGCCGCGCTGAATATGCTGATCAAAAACTTTGCCATCGAATTGCAGCGCATGAAACGCCCCACCATTATCGTCGGTTTGCAACCCGGCACGACCGACACCGCGCTGTCTGAACCATTCAAGCGCAACGTGCCACCGGATCATCTGCAAACACCTGAATTCACCGCCAGCCATTTGCTCAAGGTGATGCAACATTTGCGCCCCGAAGATTCGGGGGAACTGTTTGATTTCTTAGGAATACGCTTTGCCCCATGAACGGTTTATTCTGGTTTCGCTACGACTTGCGTCTGCATGATAACCCTGCTTTGCTCAAACTCGCGCAGCAATGCGAGCAATTGGTGTGTGTTTATGTGGTGGATACACAAGCATCCATGGGCGCATTCCGCTGGCAATTTATCCGCGAATCCCTCGCTGATTTGCAGCAACAATTAACAGCATTGGGGCAAACGCTGGTGATCCGTGTCGGGCAACCTGACGCAATTATCAGCGAACTCATCCAAACGCACGGCATTCAAATCGCAGGCGCAACCCCCGTTCCCGCAACGTATGAACAACGTCAATTGACCAATGTGAAGCAAACGTGTCCGCAATGCCAGTGGGTGGAAACTGAAAGTTTCACCCTGTTTGACGCGCGGCAATTGCCTTTTAACGTGAATAAGTTGCCCGACAGCTTCACCCCTTTTCGCAAGCAAGTGGAACAAATTGCCGTCGCGCAACCATTGCCGCGCCCCCAGCGTCTTCCTGCGCCCTTGCCGAGTGCCTCCGACCCGCTGCCCGAATTCAGCACCCCCGAAGCGGATTCCAACACGCTGCCGTTCAGCGGTGGCGAAACCGCAGGCTTGGCGCAAGTGCGCTATTACTTGCACGATACCCGCCAAGTCAGCCGCTACAAATTGACCCGTAACGGTTTGGATGGCTGGGATTTTTCCTCGAAACTTTCCCCTTGGCTGGCGCAAGGCTGTGTATCCCCTCGGCAGATTGTGGCGGAATTGCAGGACTACGAAGCACAATACGGCGCGAACGATTCCACCTACTGGCTGTATTTTGAACTGCTGTGGCGCGAATATTTCCAATGGCTGCATTACCGCTACGGCAACCGTTTATACCTGTTACGCGGCATCCGCAATCAAGACCCGTTGCTGAGCAAAAACCCCAAAGCCTTAGCAGGCTGGTGTGAAGGCAAAACCGCCGCACCATTCGTGAATGCCTTCATGCAC
The DNA window shown above is from Candidatus Thiothrix sulfatifontis and carries:
- a CDS encoding putative urea ABC transporter substrate-binding protein produces the protein MTGHFRNKLSALLLIPALLFSLNAHAETKDSFKIAWSIYAGWMPWDYADSSGIMKKWADKYGISVDIVQINDYVESINQYTAGGFDGCVMTNMDALTIPAAGGVDSTALIVGDFSNGNDGVVLKGKDKKLADIKGQKVNLVELSVSHYLLARGLEKSGLSEKDITVVNTSDADMVATFSSSDVTSAVTWNPLLSEIAALPDTSKVFDSSEIPGEIIDLMVVNSDTLKDNPKLGKALVGAWYEIMGLMKQGDETALTAMAKASGTDLAGYKAQLDATKMFYAPADAVAFTDSAELPKTMQLVSQFSFDHGLLGSGAKDAGTVGMAFSGDNITGDKANVKLRFDSTYMKMAADSSL
- a CDS encoding ankyrin repeat domain-containing protein, encoding MSYESLLAEQVPELLEQADVVVLDTRDPHSFAQGHLPNAKPADEANIARLIRGRNKAQPVLVYCYHGNSSRDLCRLLGGFGYTQVYNLEGGWQAWASYRDRQEANLSASTAAWLSQFGFEANNLHSRVGNGMSALMVAAHEARADIVEELLQAGADPNHRNDDGNAALWFACVSNAPTIIQRLAAQGANLNNQNVNGASCLIYAASAGRLEAVKTLVSAGADLSLQTLDGFNALDSAATLAILKYLKPCYATLTTAGAAL
- a CDS encoding AAA family ATPase, yielding MSINYWVISPNVHNDASVQRWKDIIIERQNAYIGFGPDDSTGSTFFNQVKEGDIILVAQGANRNKHCYLCGIVNSSAISGEEEGTPGYAQRRELVYTLSESEISSLKLNFNGCAYGEADRIPALYKLKPWENTNDLRITTALLDAITKKRVELLMKNIKLNTERQDQIKFLWNKFKSKIKEEDKNLKAKEIDSLTEQWNLYREKLINDTFILDDYTNTLSNISRSNSMPGGYLCNFLERTTRTVLGSSKPGNAENFEVKLNNDNSTYYIKSEKKEKANKQDAENHFNNNIRELLRSIISEKDPLKKVNMVEASSYSAKQILMKLAVLDNLNDFLYIYSETILNNLYEEFIDGEESSIFSKNHQVCTVLKNLLNIDKNDKSELILLSSFLWQYSTAQAIADENNPNVIMYGSPGTGKTYAVVNNLDFVCQGDSSRYEILQFHPSFTYEDFIEGIKPKGVSKDGNIRFELVNGIFKNFCIRAKNNPRKTYYFVVDEINRANLSAVFGETLSLLEKDYRHDVSIENNSKNLIKTQYSALISELIKEDSKYKDLAYYLENGEAKFGVPNNIFFIGMMNDVDKSIDAFDLALRRRFKWIRKDCDYDVIEEETKFKNSEEFKNINNYRMACERMNNYISTDLGLGKSYEFGHSFFMKMKNIAKRKEITPNNMEVLFNLHLRPTLKEYLRSVFAESELDNKLIDSLSIFKNSIK
- a CDS encoding McrC family protein, which translates into the protein MKITIPVNHNFHENSPILESDLCDAFSLKKSGIKNIQNLFSSVYELKLGTEKSKNIKILSFKKRSYFEPDNERLILKLYSKDLPGTEKRYFIQTGLYAGTLYYKGCKINITSKYGDSFLTRMLNFVNDIYIDNEQVKAKKDEHENQFLFIIAHLFIQAIEKAAILGLPQEYKRQQERTHKVRGTIDFNSYLKQDIPFQGKLTSIFKERCYVQEIIDVLYFTVKKLERYFGKEIHNRLLGINQLLKQHYSGRHFTYETIKKAKAHKVISNSLYGRFKQVLEYAEIILLDKDLIPNDANSSMETTGYLFDIAELFELYIEKLLSRNFNDWSVNAQENIYLYQNTFYKRSMFPDIVMKHRDSNKVAIFDAKFKNMEMYNNDVDRNDLHQIHSYIGYYHSEVIAGGLLYPLSREIDTKKAHSDSLFGAMNNKIKFIIDGIYVNEKSSMAELIQKEEQFIERIKLILDTNQTINQERTNTTPAGLRT
- a CDS encoding dinitrogenase iron-molybdenum cofactor biosynthesis protein — protein: MTETRQLAVATKDGISINEHFGHAKQFWIYAVTADTCQLLEKREVEHYCLGNYSSKTAMAKILETIKDCEAVFVAKIGDGPIEKLAAIGVQAVADYAYEAIEDSLLDYVRKPAGVVFVLS
- a CDS encoding AAA family ATPase, which produces MKLQIERPYVEALVREFPELAPLQEQLKFGNKAELPCQQLSAPQLDFLHSLYAAAGAAMQGRAAQLATLQRALHGDGKRYQEGELERLVPDITEFLIRDGIRGWLFKANNAGKPLAFLLARIDFTPPGEEEAGRILLDLKANSMAKVATVNLMIRERDMIGQTIPEMLAAKGFFKETPELIAAYDRSAERYFAWRADYGRQFSGRGTGIVAEDPTATHRNTDWARKNVVVLSSGGGWARLVNDEAIIKERVLTLDASGDILGKYLRKAGRSNNYNSKVENATEALQTDIPHGLFTELPVHGYILAFHLELHHHLWVHVDDMQPYVYQPELKDKLILPPEQTDLIDILTAEMDVLMDDIVEGKSGGTTVLCAGPPGVGKTLTAEVYSEIIKRPLYRVHSGQLGLNVGEMETALKNTLTRAQRWGAVMLIDEADVYIKRRQDNIAANAVVGVFLRVLEYFNGLLFLTTNRVDDIDEAIISRCIALIKYHPPGLEDRRKIWRVMTEQFGLAIDTDLIHQLAELFPDASGRDIKGLAKLVAKYCHHKAVPPTLEVFKRCSMFRGLELTHD
- a CDS encoding alkylphosphonate utilization protein, producing MSTIPPCPKCGSEYSYEDGAMFVCPECAHEWPQVAATGEAEGERVIKDSNGTVLQDGDTVTVIKDLKLKGSSLVVKVGTKVKNIRLVDGDHDIDCKIDGIGAMSLKSEFVRKV